From a region of the Acomys russatus chromosome 4, mAcoRus1.1, whole genome shotgun sequence genome:
- the Rnf114 gene encoding E3 ubiquitin-protein ligase RNF114 isoform X1 translates to MAAAQQEAREGAAQLARPALETDPLSRFTCPVCLEVFEKPVQVPCGHIFCSACLQECLKPKKPVCGVCRSALAPGVRAMELERQIESTETSCHGCRKNFILSKIRAHVASCSKYQNYIMEGVKATTKDVSLQPRSVPNRYTFPCPYCPEKNFDQEGLVEHCKLTHSTDTKSVVCPICASMPWGDPSYRSANFMEHIQRRHRFSYDTFVDYDVDEDDMMNQVLQRSIIDQ, encoded by the exons ATGGCGGCGGCGCAGCAGGAAGCGCGTGAGGGAGCCGCGCAGTTGGCGAGGCCGGCGTTGGAGACTGACCCCCTCAGCCGCTTTACGTGTCCCGTGTGCCTGGAAGTGTTCGAGAAGCCGGTGCAGGTGCCCTGCGGACACAT CTTTTGCTCTGCATGCCTGCAGGAATGTCTGAAGCCGAAGAAACCTGTCTGTGGGGTGTGTCGCAGCGCTCTGGCACCTGGCGTCCGAGCTATGGAGCTCGAGCGGCAGATCGAGAGCACAGAGACTTCTTGCCATGGCTGCCGTAAGAAT TTCATCCTGTCTAAGATCCGGGCCCACGTGGCTTCATGTTCCAAGTACCAGAATTACATCATGGAAGGTGTAAAGGCCACCACCAAGGATGTGTCCCTTCAGCCAAG AAGTGTCCCAAACCGGTACACCTTTCCTTGTCCTTACTGTCCTGAGAAGAACTTTGATCAGGAAGGACTTGTGGAGCATTGCAAACTGACTCACAGCACGGATACCAAGTCTGTG GTTTGTCCCATATGTGCCTCGATGCCCTGGGGAGACCCGAGCTACCGCAGCGCCAACTTCATGGAGCATATCCAGCGCCGCCACCGCTTTTCCTATGACACATTTGTG GATTATGATGTTGACGAAGATGACATGATGAACCAGGTGTTGCAACGCTCCATTATCGACCAGTGA
- the Rnf114 gene encoding E3 ubiquitin-protein ligase RNF114 isoform X2, translating into MAAAQQEAREGAAQLARPALETDPLSRFTCPVCLEVFEKPVQVPCGHIFCSACLQECLKPKKPVCGVCRSALAPGVRAMELERQIESTETSCHGCRKNFILSKIRAHVASCSKYQNYIMEGVKATTKDVSLQPSVPNRYTFPCPYCPEKNFDQEGLVEHCKLTHSTDTKSVVCPICASMPWGDPSYRSANFMEHIQRRHRFSYDTFVDYDVDEDDMMNQVLQRSIIDQ; encoded by the exons ATGGCGGCGGCGCAGCAGGAAGCGCGTGAGGGAGCCGCGCAGTTGGCGAGGCCGGCGTTGGAGACTGACCCCCTCAGCCGCTTTACGTGTCCCGTGTGCCTGGAAGTGTTCGAGAAGCCGGTGCAGGTGCCCTGCGGACACAT CTTTTGCTCTGCATGCCTGCAGGAATGTCTGAAGCCGAAGAAACCTGTCTGTGGGGTGTGTCGCAGCGCTCTGGCACCTGGCGTCCGAGCTATGGAGCTCGAGCGGCAGATCGAGAGCACAGAGACTTCTTGCCATGGCTGCCGTAAGAAT TTCATCCTGTCTAAGATCCGGGCCCACGTGGCTTCATGTTCCAAGTACCAGAATTACATCATGGAAGGTGTAAAGGCCACCACCAAGGATGTGTCCCTTCAGCCAAG TGTCCCAAACCGGTACACCTTTCCTTGTCCTTACTGTCCTGAGAAGAACTTTGATCAGGAAGGACTTGTGGAGCATTGCAAACTGACTCACAGCACGGATACCAAGTCTGTG GTTTGTCCCATATGTGCCTCGATGCCCTGGGGAGACCCGAGCTACCGCAGCGCCAACTTCATGGAGCATATCCAGCGCCGCCACCGCTTTTCCTATGACACATTTGTG GATTATGATGTTGACGAAGATGACATGATGAACCAGGTGTTGCAACGCTCCATTATCGACCAGTGA